A genomic segment from Zygotorulaspora mrakii chromosome 1, complete sequence encodes:
- the BRL1 gene encoding Brl1p (similar to Saccharomyces cerevisiae BRL1 (YHR036W); ancestral locus Anc_5.309) has product MDQFGSLSIEDEFESKLTEDELLSISTLSISDASQRLSANILNKYMQHFPTSPSPLRNSTNFLEAFSDEMDVDEEFVEQDKETITESIHTIEEALPKVTFELPDIGRKRIEKEKVVEKKGHKEKARVKSKSDKEDNAEEINVNSKQVFKALLSPTSLGIAAATKIEGLPVEYAPHEENESKLAETHNCFTTQTASTGWDSAEIKEELRLRNKTQPIQVSINNHHHYYPSTGGYYTESESAPFIYKQQTGYDRQQDVSMHEYDKLKLPVPWSENSRPFSKHSYDIMSYLQLFLNCITITTIFSFITSFIRTLRKDIKSTWEHRKLELNYESSLCKNHYLANECHIQVRPALKEQCQQWDLCMNRNNDIFFRARSTLSAKLFGEIINSFIEPIGWKALSVVIISIVVWSFCSNFLLGFARAKSYYGAPSRQLLALQQEQQLLQDQSHHQRQAQNRNHEHHHENASRELQH; this is encoded by the coding sequence ATGGATCAATTTGGCAGTCTAAGTATTGAGGACGAATTTGAGTCAAAGTTGACTGAAGATGAACTATTAAGCATTTCAACTTTAAGTATATCCGATGCCAGTCAGAGATTGTCGGCGAACATTCTCAATAAATACATGCAGCACTTTCCGACATCTCCATCGCCCTTGAGGAACTCGACTAATTTTCTGGAAGCATTTAGTGATGAGATGGACGTGGATGAAGAGTTTGTTGAACAAGATAAAGAAACCATTACGGAAAGTATACATACCATAGAGGAAGCATTGCCAAAGGTTACTTTTGAGCTACCTGATATTGGCAGGAAGCGTATCGAGAAGGAGAAAGTagtggaaaaaaaaggacaCAAAGAAAAGGCGAGGGTCAAGAGTAAATCAGACAAGGAAGATAATGCTGAAGAGATCAATGTAAATAGCAAGCAGGTCTTTAAGGCATTGTTATCGCCAACATCCTTGGGTATAGCAGCCGCTACAAAGATTGAGGGACTTCCTGTGGAATATGCACCtcatgaagaaaatgagtcGAAGCTCGCCGAGACACATAACTGTTTCACAACTCAAACAGCTTCAACTGGTTGGGACTCGgcagaaatcaaagaagagtTGCGGCTGCGAAATAAAACGCAACCCATTCAGGTTTCAATAAAcaatcatcatcactaCTATCCAAGTACAGGAGGTTACTACACAGAGTCAGAGTCGGCACCTTTCATATACAAACAGCAGACTGGCTATGATCGACAGCAAGACGTTTCAATGCACGAATACGACAAACTCAAATTACCGGTACCTTGGTCAGAAAATTCACGGCCATTTTCGAAGCATTCATACGATATAATGTCATATCTAcagctttttttgaactgcATAACTATAACcaccatcttttcattcatcACTTCGTTCATACGGACTTTGAGAAAGGATATTAAATCAACATGGGAACATAGAAAATTGGAGCTAAACTACGAATCGTCACTTTGCAAAAATCACTACTTGGCTAATGAGTGTCACATTCAAGTGAGGCCCGCGCTAAAAGAGCAATGCCAACAATGGGATCTTTGCATGAATAGAAACaatgatatatttttccgAGCTCGCTCTACATTGAGTGCTAAGCTGTTTGGTGAAATAATCAATTCATTCATAGAACCCATCGGCTGGAAAGCCCTATCTGTAGTCATAATCAGCATCGTCGTATGGTCCTTTTGTTCAAACTTTTTACTGGGATTCGCTAGGGCTAAGAGCTACTACGGCGCTCCCTCGCGCCAACTATTAGCACTTCAACAAGAACAACAATTACTGCAGGATCAAAGCCATCATCAGCGTCAGGCCCAAAATCGAAATCACGAACATCATCATGAAAATGCATCGAGAGAGCTTCAACACTGA
- the PUT2 gene encoding 1-pyrroline-5-carboxylate dehydrogenase (similar to Saccharomyces cerevisiae PUT2 (YHR037W); ancestral locus Anc_5.308), producing the protein MMLSRTKFLQRSSQSIRCIAQLSQVRVPKQITNEPIKAFGVADTKDWDLLRASLMKFKSSSLDVPLVINGERVYYNDKKSRPYFEQTNPANHKHVLANVTQANEEDILRAIQASKDAKAKWASMPFYDRAAIFLKAADLLSTKYRYDMLAATMLGQGKNVYQAEIDCITELADFFRFNVKYASELYSQQPVESSAGVWNKAEYRPLEGFVYAVTPFNFTAIAGNLVGAPALMGNTVVWKPSQTASLSNYLLLTVLEEAGLPKGVVNFIPGNAIEVTQHVLNDKDFAALHFTGSTNVFKQLYGKIQEGVVNNVYRDYPRIVGETGGKNFHLIHPSASIPHAVLSTIRGAFEYQGQKCSAASRVYLPNSKSEEFFKDIAGSLQQHKIQPVNTSAGSISGGDLHGFMGPVIHEQSYNKLVGAIEEAKKDPELEIVYGGQYDKSSAWFVGPTIIKTTNPNHKFLSTEFFGPILTVYEYPDNEFSQVCDLINNTSMYALTGSIFAKDRDAILEASEKLRYSAGNFYINDKCTGAVVAQQWFGGARMSGTNDKAGSGNILNRFVSVRSVKENFYELTDFRYPSNYE; encoded by the coding sequence ATGATGCTATCGAGAACGAAATTTTTACAACGTTCATCACAAAGTATTAGGTGTATTGCCCAGCTTTCTCAGGTGAGAGTTCCAAAGCAGATAACAAATGAACCTATTAAAGCATTTGGTGTCGCCGACACCAAGGATTGGGATCTTTTACGAGCATCGCTGATGAAATTTAAGAGTTCTTCTCTAGATGTTCCCCTAGTTATCAATGGCGAGAGAGTTTACTATAACGATAAGAAGAGTCGACCATACTTTGAACAAACGAATCCGGCTAATCATAAGCATGTTCTCGCAAACGTTACTCAGGCAAACGAGGAAGACATTTTACGTGCGATTCAAGCTTCAAAGGATGCCAAGGCCAAATGGGCTTCGATGCCGTTTTATGACCGAGctgccatttttttgaaagcagCTGACTTACTTTCTACGAAATATCGTTATGATATGCTGGCGGCAACTATGTTAGGTCAAGGTAAAAATGTGTACCAAGCAGAAATTGACTGTATCACTGAGTTGGCCGATTTTTTTAGATTCAACGTTAAGTATGCCAGTGAACTGTATTCGCAGCAGCCAGTGGAATCAAGTGCTGGAGTCTGGAATAAAGCTGAATACAGGCCTTTGGAAGGTTTTGTCTATGCTGTCACACCCTTCAATTTTACTGCAATCGCCGGTAACCTAGTTGGCGCACCGGCCTTAATGGGTAATACGGTGGTGTGGAAGCCATCGCAAACTGCATCCTTATCCAATTACCTTTTGTTAACAGTTTTAGAAGAAGCAGGTTTACCAAAGGGTGTTGTTAATTTTATCCCTGGTAATGCTATTGAAGTTACACAACACGTTTTGAATGACAAAGATTTCGCCGCTCTACATTTTACTGGTTCTACAAACGTTTTCAAACAACTGTACGGTAAGATTCAGGAGGGTGTTGTGAATAACGTCTACAGGGATTATCCAAGAATTGTTGGAGAGACtggaggaaaaaattttcatttaatTCACCCTTCTGCTAGTATCCCACATGCAGTTTTGTCAACTATTAGAGGTGCTTTCGAATATCAAGGCCAAAAATGTTCTGCAGCTTCAAGAGTCTATCTGCCAAACTCCAAGAGTGAAGAGTTCTTCAAGGATATTGCAGGTAGTTTGCAACAACACAAGATTCAGCCAGTTAATACATCAGCAGGTAGTATAAGCGGGGGCGACTTACATGGTTTCATGGGTCCAGTCATTCATGAACAAAGTTATAACAAGCTGGTTGGTGCTATTGAAGAAGCAAAGAAAGATCCAGAATTGGAAATTGTGTATGGTGGTCAATATGACAAATCGTCAGCGTGGTTCGTTGGACCAACGATTATCAAGACTACCAATCCTAACCATAAGTTCCTATCAACAGAATTTTTCGGACCCATACTTACTGTCTACGAGTATCCAGACAACGAGTTCTCCCAGGTTTGTGATTTGATCAACAACACTAGTATGTATGCATTGACAGGTTCCATCTTTGCGAAGGATCGCGATGCGATTTTAGAGGCAAGCGAAAAACTAAGATACAGCGCTGGTAATTTCTACATCAATGACAAGTGTACGGGTGCAGTAGTTGCTCAACAATGGTTTGGTGGTGCAAGAATGAGTGGAACTAATGACAAAGCTGGCAGTGGTAACATTTTAAACAGATTTGTCAGTGTAAGAAGCGTTAAAGAGAATTTCTACGAACTTACAGACTTCAGATATCCTTCCAATTACGAATAA
- the SSD1 gene encoding mRNA-binding translational repressor SSD1 (similar to Saccharomyces cerevisiae SSD1 (YDR293C); ancestral locus Anc_5.307), producing MSNHNQGMSNKSQDNSIVVPTTGGKNNPKHIHVAHRRSQSELTNLMIEQFTLQKQLEMVQAQQQQLLAQQQQLAHQTGQMFANNQPSANNSPINPNFLPPHPHYNNNNSTNNPSGYRSRSHSRNNSGYYDNNMSNSGNANNNNSNNSYTHKKTGSQSSGFGHARRHSLGLNEAKRAAAEEQAKRVAGGITVRVENVSSPLSSSESKGDSEGFSEPQSNFKFPASTSNQQGHRRTNSTNNSGAFKFPPTPQTQLNQKENDNDDFIQVPSGHRRSRSKNTEFSSGINSNWRNQSQTQNQSSPFRHKSSNSRDFNYNSFTNLEPPPVFQAGHKHRSSNSSVHSFNSSNNNNVNNPNARKSLFAPYLPQANIPELVQEGRLVAGILRVNKKNRSDAWVSTEGVLDADIYICGSKDRNRALEGDLVAVELLVVDDVWDSKKEKEEKKRRKDASNQTDIISLNSSDDYHNDASATANLTAGMPSSTTDDEEQAPSSSNENAEHSPSKVGVRRKNSLKQRPTQKKNDDVEVEGQSLLLVEEEEINDDFKPLYAGHVIAVLDRIPGQLFSGTLGLLRPSQQAHNDNNKPQQVPKIVWFKPTDKKVPLIAIPTELAPKDFVENADKYSDKLFVASIKRWPITSLHPFGILVSELGEINDPNTEIDSILRDNNFLSNEYLDPKDPTVEKAVFQALPLSEDNVKSRRQFVNKEEYEIIAIGETMNLSELALHIKKQPNGTIELGCHVLDVTAHVEGDSSLDRRARKRSTSVFMPQKSVDLLPQALNKSLTLEKDKASATISIVYTLDVNTFKVKSTWVGESIVRPSSLITIDEVTARCNSRNLDSFLITLKKVATAFYAERLNYPEATLDSTLSLFESLDDEKVTVDLNILDRSIGSAIMREISLKLERSVAEKIYTKHGDLAFLRRQAQPIHTKMTSFKKKLQKFGYDVDISSPDALIQSILKIKDDDVRRGVEILLYKSMSRARYFIAGKVDPDQFGHFALNLPLYTHFSAPLRRYADHVVHRQLKAVINDQPYNEDLESLKITSEYCNFRKDCSFEAQEQAIHLLLCKTINDMGNATGQLLTMATVLQVYESSFDVFIPEFGIEKRVHGDQLPLIKAEYDPSNRVLELHWQPGVDSATFVPADERNPKSYRTSIRNKFRSTTAEISSTEFQKSNNNEPIISEKLAQELSNLHLNVPQLRLPEMNKDSDPLGSIIDTTITSQKNDMFIQEIHELQKVPILLRAEVGMALPCLSVRAVNPFLKRE from the coding sequence ATGTCGAATCACAACCAAGGTATGAGTAATAAAAGCCAGGATAACTCAATTGTTGTGCCCACTACGGGAGGTAAAAACAATCCAAAGCATATTCATGTTGCTCACAGGAGATCGCAAAGTGAATTAACCAATCTCATGATTGAACAGTTTACCTTGCAAAAGCAGCTCGAAATGGTTCAAGcacagcaacagcaactaTTGgcacaacagcaacagtTAGCACATCAAACTGGACAAATGTTCGCCAATAATCAACCAAGTGCTAATAACAGTCCAATTAATCCCAATTTTTTACCACCACATCCACATtataataacaataactCTACAAATAATCCATCTGGTTATAGAAGCAGATCCCATTCAAGAAATAATTCTGGGTATTACGATAATAATATGAGTAATAGTGGTAATGCtaacaacaacaattcGAACAACTCTTATACTCATAAAAAAACAGGATCGCAATCCAGCGGATTCGGTCATGCTAGAAGACATTCATTAGGTTTAAATGAAGCAAAGAGGGCAGCTGCAGAAGAGCAGGCCAAAAGAGTTGCTGGTGGTATTACTGTCAGAGTAGAAAATGTATCGTCTCCGCTATCGAGTAGTGAAAGTAAAGGGGATTCTGAAGGATTTTCTGAACCGCaatcaaattttaaatTTCCAGCCTCCACTTCAAATCAACAAGGACATCGTCGCACTAATTCAACAAATAACTCGGGTGCTTTTAAGTTTCCTCCTACTCCGCAGACTCAATTAAATCAAAAGGAGAATGACAATGACGATTTCATACAAGTACCTTCCGGTCATCGTCGTTCCAGATCGAAGAATACTGAGTTTTCGTCGGGCATTAACTCAAATTGGAGAAATCAATCGCAAACGCAAAACCAGTCATCTCCATTCCGTCATAAGTCTTCTAATTCAAGAGATTTTAATTATAATTCATTTACAAATTTAGAGCCACCACCAGTTTTTCAAGCAGGTCATAAACATCGTTCATCTAACTCGTCAGTGCATAGTTTTAATTCCTCGAATAACAATAATGTTAACAATCCAAATGCCAGAAAGTCTTTGTTTGCCCCTTACTTGCCCCAAGCAAATATTCCAGAATTAGTACAAGAAGGAAGATTAGTGGCAGGTATTTTACGTGttaataaaaaaaacaggtCAGACGCTTGGGTATCCACTGAAGGTGTTCTCGATGCAGATATCTACATTTGTGGTTCGAAAGATCGTAATAGAGCTTTAGAAGGAGACTTGGTTGCCGTTGAATTATTAGTCGTCGATGATGTTTGGGATTCaaaaaaggagaaagaagagaagaaacGTAGAAAGGATGCCTCAAATCAGACTGatatcatttctttgaacAGCAGTGATGATTATCACAACGACGCAAGTGCGACGGCAAACTTAACTGCAGGCATGCCATCTTCGACTACTGATGATGAGGAGCAAGCACCATCAAGTTCCAATGAAAACGCGGAGCATTCTCCATCCAAGGTTGGCGttagaagaaaaaactCATTGAAACAGCGTCCAACTCAGAAAAAGAACGATGACGTGGAGGTAGAAGGCCAATCACTATTACTTGTTGAAGAGGAGGAAATTAACGACGATTTCAAACCTTTATATGCCGGTCATGTGATTGCAGTTTTAGACCGTATTCCTGGACAGTTGTTTAGTGGCACATTAGGTTTGCTAAGACCTTCTCAACAAGCTCATAACGATAATAATAAACCTCAGCAAGTACCTAAAATTGTTTGGTTCAAACCCACCGATAAAAAAGTTCCATTGATTGCAATACCCACTGAATTGGCTCCAAAggattttgttgaaaacgCGGATAAATACTCTGATAAACTTTTTGTTGCCTCTATTAAACGTTGGCCCATTACATCATTGCATCCTTTTGGTATTTTGGTTTCAGAGTTAGGCGAAATCAATGATCCGAATACTGAAATTGACTCAATTTTGAGGGATAATAACTTTTTGTCGAATGAGTATTTGGATCCTAAAGATCCAACTGTTGAAAAGGCAGTGTTTCAAGCACTTCCTTTATCTGAAGATAATGTGAAATCCAGAAGACAATTTGTTAATAAAGAGGAATATGAAATAATTGCAATAGGTGAAACTATGAATTTAAGTGAACTTGCTTTGCATATCAAAAAGCAACCTAACGGTACAATAGAGTTAGGTTGTCATGTACTTGACGTAACTGCTCATGTTGAGGGAGATTCATCTCTTGATAGAAGAGCAAGAAAGAGATCTACCAGTGTATTTATGCCACAGAAATCAGTGGACTTACTTCCACAGGCCTTGAACAAATCTTTAACTCTAGAAAAAGATAAGGCTTCAGCAAcgatttcaattgtttaTACTTTGGATGTAAATACCTTCAAAGTGAAATCAACCTGGGTCGGAGAATCTATCGTGAGGCCCTCTAGCTTAATTACTATTGATGAAGTGACTGCAAGATGCAATAGCCGTAATTTAGATTCATTCTTGATCACGCTAAAAAAAGTTGCAACTGCTTTTTATGCGGAAAGATTAAACTATCCAGAAGCTACCTTAGATTCCACTTTGTCGCTATTTGAAAGTctcgatgatgaaaaagtaACTGTTGATTTGAACATATTAGACAGATCAATTGGCTCAGCAATAATGCGTGAAATTTCTCTTAAATTAGAAAGGTCGGTTGCCGAAAAGATTTATACGAAACATGGAGATTTGGCTTTCTTGAGAAGACAAGCTCAACCTATCCATACAAAAATGACatctttcaagaagaagcttcaaaaattcGGATACGACGTTGATATAAGTTCCCCAGATGCATTAATACAGtcgattttgaaaatcaaggaTGATGATGTCAGAAGGGGCGTAGAGATACTACTATACAAATCCATGTCAAGAGCAAGGTATTTTATTGCTGGTAAAGTCGATCCCGATCAATTTGGTCATTTTGCATTAAATTTGCCTCTATATACTCACTTTAGTGCACCATTGAGGAGATATGCTGATCATGTAGTGCACAGGCAATTGAAAGCTGTTATCAATGATCAGCCATATAATGAGGATTTAGAATCTCTGAAGATTACCTCCGAATATTGCAACTTCAGAAAAGATTGTTCCTTCGAAGCTCAAGAGCAAGCTATTCATTTGTTGCTTTGTAAGACAATCAACGATATGGGCAATGCTACTGGCCAACTCTTGACCATGGCAACTGTTTTGCAGGTCTACGAATCTTCTTTCGATGTTTTCATCCCTGAATTTGGAATCGAGAAAAGAGTTCATGGAGACCAACTGCCATTAATTAAAGCTGAGTATGATCCATCTAATAGAGTTCTAGAATTACATTGGCAGCCTGGTGTTGACAGCGCGACTTTTGTTCCTGCTGATGAAAGAAATCCCAAATCATATAGGACCTCAATCAGGAATAAATTTAGGTCAACAACGGCAGAAATTTCATCGACTGAATTTCAGAAATCTAACAATAATGAACCAATTATCAGCGAAAAGCTTGCCCAAgaactttcaaatttacatCTCAACGTTCCTCAACTAAGACTACCAGAAATGAACAAAGACAGCGATCCTCTGGGAAGCATTATCGATACCACAATTAcaagtcaaaaaaatgacatgTTCATCCAAGAGATTCATGAATTGCAAAAAGTGCCTATACTTTTAAGAGCTGAAGTCGGGATGGCATTGCCATGTTTGTCTGTAAGAGCTGTGAATCCTTTTCTTAAGAGAGAATAG
- the RRF1 gene encoding Rrf1p (similar to Saccharomyces cerevisiae RRF1 (YHR038W); ancestral locus Anc_5.306): protein MLVSPSFTRSYALRRCFTTTRSLFKKHSGSKKNGRQSQLEEDETAVVDITEYAKRAQTGFQNSLEVFKKKLNEAKQGVTNPRIFDSLKMPNGIIFTNVASTSLKGKNSLLVTVYDPKDTKNVVSTIMAAGLNLNPEKIPNNDQQLKISLPPPTTESRIKLCKTLKVVFEEYKNSSSKHSLDHVRGEILKELKSLLKKDDSVKKVIQDIEKTHKGYVEKFQNQLKQAEKSIMN from the coding sequence ATGTTAGTAAGCCCTTCATTTACTCGATCGTATGCCCTGAGGCGTTGTTTTACCACTACTCGAAGTTTATTTAAGAAACACAGCGGTagcaagaaaaatggcaGACAATCTCAATTAGAAGAAGACGAGACAGCAGTTGTCGATATTACTGAGTATGCGAAAAGAGCACAAACTGGTTTTCAAAACAGTTTAGAggttttcaagaaaaaactCAACGAAGCTAAGCAAGGTGTCACAAATCCTCGTATATTTGATAGTCTGAAAATGCCAAATGGTATCATCTTCACAAATGTTGCATCGACGTCTTTAAAAGGTAAAAACTCACTGTTGGTTACTGTCTACGATCCAAAAGATACAAAAAATGTAGTTAGTACCATTATGGCAGCTGGATTAAATTTAAATcctgaaaaaattccaaataATGATCAGCAATTAAAAATATCTTTACCTCCACCAACAACTGAGTCTAGAATAAAATTGTGcaaaactttgaaagtcGTCTTTGAGGAGTATAAAAACTCGTCTTCAAAGCATTCGTTAGACCATGTCAGAGGagaaatattgaaagagCTCAAATCTCTATTAAAGAAAGACGATTCTGTAAAAAAAGTAAttcaagatattgaaaaaactcaTAAAGGATATgtcgaaaaatttcagaatcaattgaaacaagCTGAGAAAAGTATCATGAATTAA
- the MSC7 gene encoding meiotic recombination directing protein (similar to Saccharomyces cerevisiae MSC7 (YHR039C); ancestral locus Anc_5.305) encodes MSDIYLNSEMVKQFNMTVQNCLTQWLKREQKFLNYQLQNVVDHTQRNPRVAILTTILAGIFTLYVFYKLVWSSSGRSVVKPVKFSLQIPEAAQVHWKGKRLFPTTVFDSEKPGLIQSYCPATSQYLGSFQSKNIQDVDNMIQRAKKAQEEWRNASIERRLRVLISLQSYILDNQDLIARVACRDSGKTMLDASMGEILVTLEKLQWTIQYGPRVLQPSRRPGPTNFFMKLYKGAEIRYEPLGVISSIVSWNYPFHNLMGPIIAGLFTGNAIVVKCSEQVVWSSEFFIEMMRKCLTACGEDPDLVQLFYSLPPSKNDDTANYFTSHPEFKHITFIGSQPVAHHILQCAAKSLTPVVVELGGKDAFIVLDSVKDLMALSSIIMRGTFQSSGQNCIGIERVIVSDKNYDKLVEILNDRMSKNPLRLGSDIDHLEDVDMGAMISDNRFSELENLVNDAVSKGARLLQGGTPYSHPNYPQGHYFKPTLLIDVTPQMEIAQNEVFGPILVVMRAKDTQDCIEIANSAPFGLGGSVFGASIKECNYVANNLKTGNVAINDFATFYVCQLPFGGINGSGYGKFGGEEGLLGLCNAKSICFDTLPFISTQIPKPLDYPIRSNRKAWSFTKSFITASYAISLWQRIKSIISLAKSST; translated from the coding sequence ATGTCAGACATCTATCTCAATTCTGAAATGGTAAAGCAGTTCAATATGACAGTACAGAATTGTCTGACTCAATGGTTAAAAAGGGAACAGAAGTTCCTTAACtatcaattgcaaaacGTCGTTGATCACACTCAGAGAAATCCGAGAGTAGCAATTTTGACAACAATTTTGGCTGGAATTTTCACACTATATGTTTTCTATAAATTAGTTTGGAGCTCTTCTGGTAGATCGGTTGTGAAACCAGTTAAATTCTCATTGCAGATTCCAGAAGCTGCCCAAGTTCATTGGAAGGGTAAGCGACTATTTCCAACCACGGTATTTGATAGCGAGAAACCTGGTCTAATTCAATCTTACTGCCCTGCAACAAGTCAATACTTGGGATCCTTTcaatccaaaaatatcCAAGATGTTGATAATATGATCCAGCGCGCTAAAAAGGCACAAGAAGAATGGAGAAATGCTTCAATTGAACGCAGATTGCGTGTTCTGATTTCCCTACAATCATATATTCTTGATAATCAAGATTTAATTGCTAGGGTTGCTTGCAGAGACTCTGGTAAGACGATGTTGGATGCATCAATGGGGGAGATCCTAGTcactttggaaaaattacAATGGACTATACAGTACGGACCAAGAGTCTTACAACCTTCAAGACGCCCTGGCCcaaccaattttttcatgaaatTGTATAAAGGTGCCGAAATCAGATATGAACCATTGGGGGTAATAAGTTCCATTGTCTCGTGGAACTACCCATTCCATAATTTGATGGGCCCAATAATTGCTGGCTTATTTACAGGTAATGCAATTGTCGTGAAGTGTTCAGAGCAGGTTGTTTGGTCATCTgagtttttcattgagaTGATGCGGAAATGCCTAACTGCTTGTGGCGAAGATCCAGATCTGGTTCAATTATTCTACAGTTTACCACCATCTAAAAACGATGATACCGCTAATTATTTTACCTCGCATCCTGAATTCAAACATATTACCTTTATTGGAAGTCAACCAGTTGCGCACCATATTTTGCAATGCGCTGCAAAATCATTGACTCCagttgttgttgaattaGGTGGTAAAGACGCTTTTATTGTTTTGGATTCTGTCAAAGATCTGATGGCTTTGTCATCAATTATTATGCGTGGTACCTTTCAATCGTCTGGTCAAAACTGTATTGGTATTGAAAGAGTGATTGTGAGTGACAAAAATTACGATAAACTGGTCGAAATATTAAATGATCGTATGTCGAAGAATCCACTGAGATTAGGCTCAGATATTGATCATTTAGAAGATGTTGATATGGGTGCTATGATCTCAGATAACAGGTTCAGCGAATTAGAAAATCTTGTTAATGATGCGGTCTCCAAAGGTGCCCGTCTCTTACAAGGCGGAACACCTTATAGTCATCCAAACTACCCACAGGGCCATTATTTCAAACCGACTTTACTGATTGATGTTACGCCTCAGATGGAGATCGCACAAAATGAAGTATTTGGCCCTATTCTAGTTGTCATGAGAGCAAAAGATACCCAAGACTGTATTGAAATAGCAAATTCCGCACCATTTGGTTTGGGAGGCTCTGTTTTTGGCGCTAGCATTAAAGAATGTAACTACGTTGCCAATAATCTAAAGACAGGTAACGTAGCAATCAATGATTTCGCAACATTTTATGTTTGTCAATTACCATTTGGTGGAATCAATGGCTCTGGTTATGGAAAGTTTGGTGGTGAAGAAGGTTTACTTGGCCTTTGTAACGCCAAGAGTATCTGTTTTGATACCTTACCATTCATTTCAACTCAGATTCCAAAACCTTTAGACTATCCAATTCGAAGCAACAGAAAGGCTTGGTCCTTCACGAAAAGTTTTATTACAGCGTCATACGCAATTTCCTTGTGGCAACGTATAAAATCAATCATATCATTGGCAAAGAGTTCAACGTGA
- the VMA10 gene encoding H(+)-transporting V1 sector ATPase subunit G (similar to Saccharomyces cerevisiae VMA10 (YHR039C- A); ancestral locus Anc_5.304) gives MSQQNGIATLLKAEKEAHEIVSKARKYRQDKLKQAKSDAAKEIEAYKAQKDKDLKEFESKNAGGVGKLEEEASAQVQGDLKEIEDVVAKKQQDIVRLLVEAVIKPTAEMHVNAA, from the exons ATG TCACAACAAAACGGAATCGCAACTTTGCTTAAGGCCGAGAAGGAGGCTCATGAGATCGTTTCGAAGGCTAGAAAGTACAGACAGGACAAATTGAAGCAAGCCAAATCTGACgctgcaaaagaaattgaagcatACAAGGCTCAAAAGGACAAAGATCTGAAGGAATTTGAGTCTAAAAATGCAGGTGGTGTAGGGAAACTAGAGGAGGAAGCTAGTGCTCAAGTTCAAGGcgatttgaaagaaattgaagatgtgGTCGCCAAGAAACAGCAAGACATCGTCAGACTTTTAGTTGAAGCTGTCATTAAGCCAACGGCCGAAATGCATGTCAATGCTGCTTAG